The following DNA comes from Sphingopyxis sp. BSN-002.
GTCATGAAAACGATGTGACGGGCGATCGGACGCTTGTTGGGTGCCTCCAGATTTTCGCTCTTGAAGAGGCCGTCGGGCGACAGCAGGCGCGCGCCCCACACCATGCCGGCGTCGTGATAGGTGTAACCCTGCGCCTTCAGCTTGCCGATATAGCTGACGAAGCCCGCACGGTCATTCTTCGTCATCGTCGTCAGCTTCATTGCAGCGGGAGGGCATGCGGCCACGTCCGAACCGCCGGCAGCGCTCTTGCCAAAGCTGGTCGAACCGCCGGTCGTCTGGTCCCCGGTTCCGCTGCGGCTGTACGCAACATCCGAAAGGAACATTTCCCACTGGGTCTTCCGGTCCGCTGTCGGAACCAGGTCGATGTTCATGTCATAAGCGTCGGCGGGCGCGGTCTGCGTCGAGGTGAACGGCTTCGTGCCGCGCTCGATGATGCATCCGTTCCACGCAAAACTCTCGTCGACGCCCTTGGCGCCCGTCTTGGTGAAACTCATCGACGTCGTGCCGTTCTTGCCGGCGACGACATCGAAGTCGCGCTGCGTCCAGACGAAATAGTCGAACACCTTGATCGGCGGCTGCGTCAGCGTCGTCGGATAGGTTTCTGTATAGCGATAGGTGCGGTCGCGCCGCTGGCAGCGGTTGGTGCCGCTGACCTTGACCCACTGATATTCGTATTTCTTGTAGGTATAGTCCTGCGTGGTGCTGTACTTCGTCACCTTGTTTCCGCTGCCATCGACGACCTGGCTCGTCTGGGTCGACGAAGCCGAGCCCGATTTCGTCGCCGCGCCGCCCGCTGCCGACGGCGGGGTCGCACAGTTCGCCTGTGTCAGCGACACATTGCCCCAGGCCGACCAGCTGCTGCCCGAGTCGGCGTTGCCTGGATAGGTCGTGCCGGTCACTGCGCCATCGCTGGACGTGCCCGTCCCCCAGTCGTCCTTGAACTTGCCTTCGCGCGAAGGAGTCGACGCCTTGTCGGCGATCCATGCCGGATTCGCGGAATAGAGGATCGAACCGACGTTGACCGTGCCGCTGTACGGCACGACGCCGAAGCGCAGGCGTCCGTCGCCGAGGTCGGCAGTGGTCAGCGTGTCGAAGAAGGACACGGACGCTGCCTTCAGTGCCTCGAT
Coding sequences within:
- a CDS encoding TadE/TadG family type IV pilus assembly protein translates to MRGTFISRLRAGTSKLIRDQGGNAMMLTAAMILPIVGFAGSGIDIGRAYMAKLRLQQACDAGALAGRRYMAGGVYTQAAKDEATKMFTANFSDHAYGSSSVTFNTVAAGTADVNGTATAHMPTTVMKVFAFKGFDLTVNCTAKLEISNADIMMVLDVTGSMDTINSGDSVSRIEALKAASVSFFDTLTTADLGDGRLRFGVVPYSGTVNVGSILYSANPAWIADKASTPSREGKFKDDWGTGTSSDGAVTGTTYPGNADSGSSWSAWGNVSLTQANCATPPSAAGGAATKSGSASSTQTSQVVDGSGNKVTKYSTTQDYTYKKYEYQWVKVSGTNRCQRRDRTYRYTETYPTTLTQPPIKVFDYFVWTQRDFDVVAGKNGTTSMSFTKTGAKGVDESFAWNGCIIERGTKPFTSTQTAPADAYDMNIDLVPTADRKTQWEMFLSDVAYSRSGTGDQTTGGSTSFGKSAAGGSDVAACPPAAMKLTTMTKNDRAGFVSYIGKLKAQGYTYHDAGMVWGARLLSPDGLFKSENLEAPNKRPIARHIVFMTDGEPTAPISNFSFQSQEQSTGRIGASSDAEAVKRHTNRFLQLCEAAKAKNITIWIVGFGTSITTALKTCATPGKTYSAANAAQLNENFQAIARQISKLRLSQ